The Lacipirellula parvula genome window below encodes:
- a CDS encoding ROK family protein, whose amino-acid sequence MKSTKTNPPVWRREDGRSSKRAYNRSLVCAALFHEGPRSRVGLKQSTGLPLSRLSDICGSLITEGVVRESMISPAAGTGRGRPRSLLELDLRRLGVACVRYDQESVTTALVDLAGTVHWKRRWNAPGTEDATTRLRMIAKHLKQTLTVAHEVGVKLVGVGAADPGTVDVSTGRSIRAVNMPGWTNVPVVEHLSQSTELAAVIERADGWQALGEVAYGAGRGSQHVLFVTLLEGIGGGIVEGGNLLAGRDGSAGEIGHTRVSMDGPLCGCGGRGCLEAHLAPSRLAALWRGVAPTDLDNIVPRGEEAGDDFAQMLVAARANDSRAREVLANAAKALAVALGNATSLLNPERIILGGRFVAAGDSLLGLLREELPKYALPELVANVDIRLAELGEDSAFLGIAARVRSNLFAYPSMGGTVEHRPSAKSTAKKGKSP is encoded by the coding sequence ATGAAATCCACTAAAACCAACCCGCCCGTCTGGCGACGCGAAGATGGCCGCAGCTCGAAGCGCGCCTACAACCGTTCGCTCGTTTGCGCGGCGCTGTTCCACGAAGGCCCCCGTTCGCGGGTCGGGTTGAAGCAGTCGACTGGGTTGCCGTTGTCGAGGCTCTCCGACATTTGCGGCAGCCTGATCACCGAAGGGGTGGTTCGTGAAAGTATGATCAGCCCGGCTGCGGGAACGGGGCGCGGGCGGCCGCGTTCGCTGCTGGAGCTCGACCTGCGGCGACTCGGCGTAGCCTGTGTGCGTTATGACCAAGAGTCGGTAACGACGGCCCTCGTCGATCTCGCCGGAACCGTCCACTGGAAGCGCCGCTGGAACGCCCCTGGAACAGAAGATGCGACGACTCGCCTGCGGATGATCGCCAAACATTTGAAGCAAACGCTAACAGTGGCTCACGAGGTCGGCGTGAAACTCGTCGGCGTCGGTGCGGCTGATCCGGGAACGGTCGACGTCTCCACCGGCAGATCGATTCGCGCCGTCAACATGCCAGGCTGGACGAATGTGCCGGTCGTCGAGCACTTGAGCCAATCGACGGAACTGGCGGCGGTGATCGAAAGGGCTGACGGCTGGCAGGCGCTCGGCGAAGTCGCTTACGGCGCGGGCCGGGGTTCGCAACATGTGTTGTTCGTCACTCTGCTGGAAGGCATCGGCGGCGGCATCGTTGAAGGGGGCAATTTGCTCGCCGGCCGCGACGGTTCCGCCGGCGAAATCGGTCACACGCGCGTCTCGATGGACGGCCCCCTCTGCGGCTGCGGCGGACGAGGTTGCCTCGAAGCTCACTTGGCGCCCTCTCGCTTAGCGGCCTTGTGGCGCGGCGTCGCCCCCACAGATCTCGACAACATTGTTCCGCGCGGCGAAGAAGCAGGCGACGATTTCGCCCAAATGCTTGTCGCAGCTCGAGCGAACGATTCACGAGCCCGCGAAGTCCTCGCCAACGCGGCGAAGGCACTAGCTGTGGCGCTCGGCAACGCGACGAGCCTGCTCAATCCGGAGCGAATCATCCTAGGAGGCCGCTTCGTGGCCGCCGGCGATTCGCTGCTCGGCTTGCTACGCGAAGAATTGCCGAAGTACGCGCTGCCGGAATTGGTCGCGAACGTCGACATCCGCCTGGCAGAACTCGGCGAAGACTCAGCGTTTCTCGGCATCGCGGCGCGCGTGCGGAGCAATTTATTCGCCTACCCCTCGATGGGCGGCACGGTAGAGCATCGCCCCAGTGCGAAAAGCACGGCCAAGAAAGGAAAGAGTCCGTGA
- a CDS encoding beta strand repeat-containing protein: MTSSRLLRAGQAFVLSAIFSVAVAAVPAHAVTIDFESPTYSNGTIVGSNGWNTGNYIFNDPFFGGAVNGTVDVTSSSPLAGGQSLRYTQTSVPAGAGTTGGSDIAKGNVINIVPGVAGTDLTLSYKLRANQNGVGVGQGGLYLNAVAGSGGTPIFAEIVGSDIIAGTTGPAVATLPGFTYFSGDVLKMTYEVDFDASTYNLIVENLTFGGDAVTATYGFFIGFDALGPEGSYDVAVGAILRSGVVEIDDIQLTAGVGPSVTDYAWGANASGSWTQATNWAPAGVPGAVPGRQHVVFGNVITSPQTVYTTSTRNVNSIEFASGQTYAIAGTGSIALQTDNSGAPVAPVIRVTSGSHQIQVPVSLVNSASVIASAGASIDFNNEINLNGNTLTLTGNVWLNHSTVGGGTVVNLGALATAQSSAIGGDLVSQGALLVSADENGADFFNVLGDATLSGIVDIVWSKTSLPTGAVTILTAGGQLDASGLALSPEDARSFALNVDGNNLTLTFLGVTVPEPTTFGVFLSAAAVVAARGRRKVRSRSATCVLAASAVLGAEAADAAVVNFESPAYTSGAIIGQQGWIGALYLGGASNGTVTVSPTSPLSGSQSVLYQQANTSTFGADVARPFGTFGVEGGTDAFDLTATALVRVVANGAGAGSAGFFLGEQGRSPIFARIDGVGAAGTTSSLTIGDGPGLPSVGSYIADHVVELTLNVDLDNQNYEVLTRDVTAGGAAVKLNGSGPNGRFAFFGGAYGDDGDGKTYTFDTTLLLRGGTARVDNFTTVGDDFTQAEWNGASGAWGQATSWIPRMIPNVATGNSPIAVFGTRANAPRSIFTNTTQTVNGLRFDNANKYAIGGVGSIVLKANTVGGTVNPTINAVSGSHELQVPVTVQANTAVSMAAGSKLDVNSVLSLGASTLTVTGQGELNLNVGVTGGGTITNSGVLGTAGTTPFAATLNSTGTLLFDIGASNLDFFNITGNATLSGLVDIRLEPGFTPAGSYTLLTVSGTLSAPSLALDPSDASGYTLGVVGKSLVLTVGGSTVIPGDFNGNGVVDGADLTKWKADFGAGAGSDANSDGRTDGGDFLIWQRNYGRTSATTAAAAVPEPSTVLLGGIAVALTAAARRRRRS; this comes from the coding sequence ATGACGAGTTCGAGGCTCTTGCGGGCAGGGCAGGCGTTTGTCTTGTCGGCGATCTTCAGCGTGGCGGTCGCGGCCGTTCCAGCGCACGCCGTGACGATCGATTTTGAGTCGCCGACTTACTCCAACGGCACAATTGTGGGGAGTAACGGCTGGAACACGGGCAACTATATTTTTAACGACCCGTTTTTCGGCGGCGCCGTTAATGGAACCGTCGACGTGACGTCGTCGTCGCCTCTTGCAGGGGGGCAGTCGCTGCGATATACGCAGACGAGCGTCCCCGCTGGAGCAGGCACCACGGGTGGAAGCGACATCGCGAAGGGCAATGTCATCAACATTGTTCCGGGCGTGGCTGGGACCGATCTGACCCTCTCCTATAAGCTGCGCGCTAATCAGAACGGCGTCGGCGTCGGTCAAGGCGGCTTGTATTTGAACGCCGTCGCGGGCAGCGGCGGTACGCCAATATTCGCCGAGATCGTCGGCAGCGACATCATTGCAGGCACGACAGGGCCTGCTGTCGCCACGTTGCCTGGGTTCACTTATTTTAGCGGCGACGTGCTGAAGATGACCTACGAGGTCGATTTTGATGCGAGTACTTATAATCTCATCGTTGAAAATTTGACTTTCGGCGGCGATGCGGTGACCGCAACTTACGGGTTCTTCATCGGTTTTGATGCGCTTGGTCCGGAGGGGAGCTACGACGTGGCGGTCGGCGCTATTCTGCGCAGCGGCGTCGTAGAAATTGACGACATACAACTCACGGCTGGCGTCGGCCCGTCGGTGACCGACTATGCTTGGGGCGCAAATGCTTCAGGAAGTTGGACGCAGGCGACCAATTGGGCTCCTGCTGGTGTGCCCGGTGCTGTTCCGGGCCGCCAGCACGTCGTCTTCGGGAATGTCATTACGTCGCCTCAAACGGTCTACACAACTTCAACTCGCAATGTGAACTCGATTGAATTCGCCAGCGGCCAAACCTATGCCATCGCCGGCACGGGCTCCATTGCATTGCAGACCGATAATTCGGGCGCGCCTGTCGCGCCGGTGATTCGCGTCACGAGCGGATCGCATCAGATTCAAGTGCCGGTCAGTCTCGTGAACAGCGCTTCGGTGATAGCCTCCGCCGGCGCGAGCATCGACTTTAATAACGAGATCAATCTTAACGGCAACACGTTGACGCTCACGGGCAACGTCTGGTTGAACCACAGTACGGTTGGCGGAGGTACGGTGGTTAACCTCGGCGCGTTGGCAACCGCTCAATCGTCCGCCATCGGCGGCGACTTGGTTAGCCAGGGCGCTCTGCTCGTCAGTGCCGACGAAAACGGCGCCGACTTCTTCAACGTCCTCGGCGACGCCACCCTTTCGGGCATCGTCGACATCGTCTGGAGTAAGACCTCGCTGCCGACCGGTGCGGTGACGATTTTGACCGCCGGCGGTCAGTTGGACGCTAGCGGCCTAGCGCTTTCACCGGAGGATGCCCGATCGTTCGCACTCAACGTGGACGGAAACAATCTTACGCTTACCTTTCTGGGGGTCACCGTGCCTGAGCCAACGACTTTCGGCGTCTTCTTGTCAGCAGCGGCTGTGGTCGCGGCCCGAGGCCGCCGGAAAGTTCGCTCGCGGTCCGCGACGTGCGTCCTGGCGGCGTCGGCCGTATTGGGAGCAGAAGCAGCTGACGCTGCCGTGGTCAACTTCGAGAGCCCTGCGTACACCTCCGGAGCGATCATCGGACAACAAGGTTGGATTGGCGCACTCTATCTAGGAGGGGCGAGCAACGGAACAGTCACTGTCTCGCCAACGAGCCCGCTTTCCGGGAGCCAGTCAGTTCTTTATCAGCAAGCCAACACGAGCACGTTTGGCGCCGACGTCGCCAGGCCATTCGGAACATTTGGCGTTGAGGGCGGAACTGATGCCTTCGACCTGACCGCAACGGCGCTGGTTCGCGTCGTAGCCAACGGCGCAGGCGCTGGATCGGCAGGATTCTTCCTTGGCGAGCAAGGTCGCAGCCCAATCTTCGCCAGAATTGACGGCGTCGGCGCCGCCGGAACAACGTCATCGCTCACAATTGGAGACGGACCGGGTCTTCCGTCCGTAGGGTCGTACATTGCCGATCATGTCGTCGAACTTACGCTAAACGTCGACCTCGATAACCAAAACTATGAGGTGCTAACTCGAGACGTCACAGCGGGCGGGGCTGCGGTCAAGTTGAACGGATCGGGTCCGAACGGTCGCTTCGCGTTCTTCGGCGGCGCGTACGGCGACGACGGCGATGGCAAGACCTACACGTTTGACACGACTCTGCTGCTGCGCGGCGGGACGGCGCGCGTCGATAATTTCACCACCGTCGGCGACGACTTTACTCAGGCGGAGTGGAACGGCGCATCGGGCGCATGGGGCCAAGCGACCAGCTGGATACCAAGAATGATTCCGAATGTGGCGACGGGCAACAGTCCAATCGCGGTGTTTGGGACGAGAGCCAACGCGCCGCGGTCGATCTTCACGAACACCACGCAAACGGTAAACGGCCTGCGGTTCGACAATGCCAACAAATACGCTATCGGCGGCGTTGGATCGATCGTACTCAAAGCGAATACCGTGGGCGGTACGGTCAATCCGACGATCAACGCCGTCAGCGGCAGCCACGAACTACAAGTTCCCGTCACAGTTCAAGCCAACACAGCAGTGTCGATGGCCGCTGGCTCAAAGCTCGACGTCAACAGCGTCCTCTCGCTCGGCGCGTCGACTTTGACCGTGACGGGGCAAGGCGAACTCAATCTGAACGTAGGCGTTACCGGCGGGGGAACGATCACCAACAGCGGCGTGCTGGGAACCGCCGGTACGACGCCGTTCGCCGCGACGCTTAACAGCACGGGAACGCTGCTGTTCGACATTGGCGCTAGCAACCTCGACTTCTTCAACATCACCGGCAACGCCACGCTTTCGGGATTGGTCGACATCCGCCTTGAGCCGGGCTTCACGCCGGCCGGTTCTTACACGTTGCTCACCGTGAGCGGCACGCTGAGTGCGCCTTCGCTGGCGCTCGATCCGAGCGACGCGAGCGGGTACACCCTGGGAGTCGTTGGCAAGAGTTTGGTGCTGACGGTCGGCGGTTCGACGGTGATTCCGGGAGACTTCAACGGCAACGGCGTCGTCGACGGCGCTGACCTTACGAAGTGGAAGGCCGATTTCGGCGCAGGCGCCGGGTCGGACGCCAACAGCGACGGCCGTACCGATGGCGGAGATTTCCTGATCTGGCAGCGGAACTACGGGCGGACTTCCGCCACCACCGCTGCGGCGGCAGTTCCGGAGCCTAGCACGGTGTTGCTCGGCGGTATCGCCGTGGCCTTGACCGCCGCCGCCCGCCGTCGGCGTCGATCTTAG
- a CDS encoding DUF1559 domain-containing protein, translating into MLGNVKKTGFTLVELLVVIAIIGVLVALLLPAVQAAREAARRSQCTNNLKQIGLGVHNFESSQKVIPYNRYSGDYGTPTSAWGSPAITEATPCRAWSWLASILPHVEQAQVYAQGDIPKSPLKLSSAMGAVIPAFQCPSDELALNNPLNRSESYYTRGALSAGLTNYDGVLGAQSDVPPFTNINVERTGDEPWMNANGIMGPLRWQDPLGFQQIEDGTSRTMMAGEQAFELSRANCKDKGRCYGMGYSWAHSIEASATAAVPPNYAVPGAPNVDPSVEAFPYRTQFGFNSMHPAGLSFVYADGSVHFINDSVELGVYYALATIKGSETLEATN; encoded by the coding sequence GTGTTGGGCAATGTGAAAAAGACTGGATTTACTTTGGTCGAGTTGCTGGTCGTCATCGCGATTATAGGCGTGCTTGTCGCATTGTTGCTTCCCGCCGTTCAAGCTGCGCGGGAGGCGGCTCGTCGATCGCAATGCACGAATAACCTCAAGCAGATTGGTTTAGGAGTTCACAATTTCGAATCGAGCCAGAAGGTTATCCCATACAATCGCTATAGCGGAGACTATGGAACTCCGACGAGCGCTTGGGGGTCGCCTGCTATTACCGAGGCGACTCCTTGCCGTGCATGGAGTTGGCTGGCGTCCATTCTTCCGCACGTTGAGCAAGCGCAAGTCTATGCTCAAGGGGACATTCCCAAGAGCCCATTGAAGCTCAGCTCCGCGATGGGCGCCGTCATTCCGGCTTTTCAATGCCCAAGCGACGAGTTGGCGCTTAATAACCCGCTTAACCGTTCTGAGAGTTATTACACTCGCGGCGCACTTTCCGCCGGTCTGACCAACTACGACGGCGTTCTAGGCGCTCAGTCTGACGTACCGCCGTTCACCAACATCAACGTCGAGCGGACGGGCGACGAGCCGTGGATGAATGCGAACGGCATCATGGGGCCGCTAAGATGGCAAGATCCGTTAGGGTTTCAGCAAATCGAAGACGGAACGAGTCGCACGATGATGGCCGGCGAGCAGGCCTTCGAGTTGTCGCGCGCCAACTGCAAGGATAAGGGACGTTGTTACGGCATGGGTTATTCCTGGGCGCACAGCATCGAAGCGTCGGCTACGGCGGCTGTTCCTCCGAACTACGCAGTGCCAGGTGCCCCCAACGTCGATCCGAGCGTCGAGGCATTTCCATATCGTACTCAATTCGGCTTCAATAGCATGCACCCAGCCGGACTCAGTTTCGTTTACGCGGATGGATCAGTCCACTTCATCAATGATTCAGTTGAGTTAGGCGTCTACTACGCACTGGCGACGATCAAAGGCAGTGAAACGTTGGAAGCAACCAACTGA